The following coding sequences lie in one Candoia aspera isolate rCanAsp1 chromosome 11, rCanAsp1.hap2, whole genome shotgun sequence genomic window:
- the ORC6 gene encoding origin recognition complex subunit 6 has product MNGLFSLWLYRKAEEYLRLSQVKCAPLLAQMSPTGSAVICLDLAATFTGNPVDKSYFVKLSGLNRTTYQRYLRSFESLLALQSNFGIRDVAVQFSCVEAANLASKILQRYESSLPETQQMALDLSKPLFTTVALFTACRYLKLKVDKTKMVAVSGVKKTVFDRLHTQLEKISQQINRESDSLSMKRAEPQKSLLEDLAKEEVLEAEVPRKRPKNEIEPKEDYEEWKQRILENAAKSQKNSV; this is encoded by the exons ATGAATGGCCTTTTCTCTTTGTGGCTCTACAGAAAAGCAGAGGAATACCTGCGGCTCTCTCAAGTTAAGTGTGCACCCTTGCTGGCCCAGATGAGCCCCACAGGCAGTGCTGTGATCTGCCTGGACTTGGCTGCTACCTTCACAGGGAATCCTGtggacaaa AGTTATTTTGTGAAACTCTCCGGCTTGAACAGAACCACTTACCAGCGCTACTTGAGATCCTTTGAAAGCCTGCTTGCTCTGCAATCCAACTTTGGCATCAGAGATGTGGCAGTTCAGTTCTCCTGCGTGGAGGCTGCAAATCTGGCATCAAAAATCCTGCAGAG GTATGAATCCAGCCTGCCAGAAACTCAACAGATGGCTCTTGATTTGTCCAAACCCTTATTCACTACTGTGGCATTGTTTACTGCTTGCAG ATACTTGAAACTTAAAGTGGATAAaaccaagatggtggctgtaTCTGGGGTGAAGAAAACTGTATTTGACCGTCTCCACACCCAGTTAGAGAAGATTAGCCAGCAAATCAACC GAGAAAGTGATTCATTGTCGATGAAGCGTGCTGAACCTCAGAAATCCTTACTTGAAGATCTTGCAAAGGAAGAAG TTCTGGAAGCAGAGGTCCCTCGCAAGCGTCCAAAAAATGAAATTGAGCCTAAAGAAGACTATGAAGAATGGAAACAAAGAATCTTAGAAAATGCTGCAAAATCACAAAAAAACAGTGTGTGA